In the Bradyrhizobium guangzhouense genome, one interval contains:
- a CDS encoding Crp/Fnr family transcriptional regulator: MFDPTTSKPVGGANSTRRTVQNAILATLPEQQFALFRPHLRAVPLKLNEVLQDALRYPDAAYFIESGVVSRMVRTARDGPVEVAVVGKFGFVGVSLVLGAKQTIQRSVVRVPGSALRIDADAFRDILQQSPQTREHLLRYVQLLLALNAQIALCNARHDISERVARWMLLAQDRIGGDRIPVTHGLIATALGVRRPGVSKALSDLEANGIITGGRGSIRIRDMERLRGQACECERILKDRFRVFRDMPHYHHRVV; this comes from the coding sequence ATGTTCGATCCCACCACATCGAAGCCTGTCGGTGGCGCGAATTCGACGCGGCGCACGGTGCAGAATGCGATTTTGGCGACCTTGCCAGAGCAGCAATTTGCATTGTTTCGGCCGCACCTGAGGGCTGTGCCGCTGAAGCTGAACGAGGTTCTCCAGGATGCGTTGCGCTATCCGGATGCTGCTTACTTCATCGAATCAGGCGTTGTTTCTCGCATGGTGCGGACGGCGAGGGATGGTCCTGTCGAAGTGGCGGTTGTCGGGAAGTTCGGCTTTGTCGGCGTGTCCCTGGTGCTGGGAGCGAAGCAAACGATACAGCGAAGCGTCGTCCGCGTTCCTGGCAGCGCCCTGCGCATAGATGCCGACGCGTTTCGCGATATCCTGCAACAGAGTCCGCAAACGCGCGAACACTTGCTCAGATACGTGCAATTATTGCTCGCGTTGAATGCCCAGATCGCCTTGTGCAATGCCAGGCACGATATTTCCGAGCGCGTGGCGCGATGGATGCTCCTCGCCCAGGATCGGATCGGGGGCGACCGCATTCCCGTGACGCACGGACTGATCGCCACGGCTCTCGGCGTCAGGCGGCCGGGGGTGTCGAAAGCTTTGTCGGACCTGGAAGCGAATGGCATCATCACGGGAGGGCGCGGCAGCATTCGCATCCGGGACATGGAAAGGCTCCGCGGACAGGCCTGCGAATGCGAACGAATTCTGAAAGATCGCTTCCGCGTCTTTCGCGACATGCCTCATTACCATCATCGCGTCGTGTAG
- a CDS encoding acetylornithine transaminase — MTTATHPYDALMDITARPKAVFVRGAGSYLWDDSRKRYLDFVQGWAVNCLGHSPPVVVDALASQAKRLLTPSPAFYNEPSLKLAQALVETSAFDQVFFANSGAEANEGAIKLARKYGSMHRGGAFEIISFEGGFHGRTLATMSASGKKAFEPLFEPKVSGFKKAKLNDIASVETLINGNTVAVMLEPIQGESGVWPATDQFLRELRALTEAHGLLLIFDEIQTGMGRTGKLFHYEHAGIAPDIMTLGKGIGGGVPLAALLATERASCFAHGDQGGTFNGNPVMCAAGLAVLEQAGKPDFLKQVTESGLLLESELQKVSARHGLGGVRGRGLLLALDLKLPIAPGIVAQAFEAGVLLNAPQLDSLRFMPALNVTKAEIAEMICCLDEILTKVGAARRVA; from the coding sequence ATGACCACCGCCACCCATCCGTATGACGCGCTGATGGACATCACTGCACGGCCAAAAGCCGTGTTCGTCCGCGGCGCCGGCTCATACCTCTGGGACGACAGCCGCAAGCGCTATCTCGATTTCGTGCAGGGCTGGGCCGTGAACTGCCTCGGCCACTCCCCGCCTGTTGTTGTGGACGCGCTTGCGTCACAGGCCAAGCGGCTGCTGACGCCGAGCCCGGCCTTCTACAACGAGCCGAGCCTCAAGCTCGCACAGGCACTCGTCGAGACCAGCGCGTTCGACCAGGTGTTCTTTGCCAATTCGGGCGCAGAGGCCAACGAGGGCGCGATCAAGCTCGCGCGCAAATATGGCAGTATGCACAGAGGCGGCGCGTTCGAGATCATCAGCTTCGAAGGCGGCTTCCACGGCCGGACGCTGGCGACGATGTCGGCCTCGGGCAAGAAGGCGTTCGAGCCGCTGTTCGAACCGAAAGTATCAGGCTTCAAGAAGGCAAAGCTGAACGACATCGCCTCGGTCGAGACACTGATCAACGGCAACACCGTCGCCGTGATGCTGGAGCCGATCCAGGGTGAGTCCGGCGTGTGGCCCGCGACCGACCAGTTCCTGCGGGAGCTGCGCGCACTGACCGAGGCGCACGGTCTGCTGCTCATTTTCGACGAGATCCAGACCGGCATGGGCCGGACCGGAAAGCTCTTCCATTATGAGCACGCGGGAATTGCGCCCGACATCATGACGCTCGGCAAGGGCATTGGCGGCGGCGTGCCGCTCGCGGCGCTGCTCGCGACCGAACGTGCCTCCTGCTTCGCGCACGGCGACCAGGGCGGCACGTTCAACGGCAACCCGGTGATGTGCGCGGCGGGACTTGCGGTGCTCGAACAGGCCGGCAAGCCGGACTTCCTGAAGCAGGTCACCGAGAGCGGGCTGCTGCTGGAGAGCGAGCTGCAGAAGGTCTCGGCGCGGCATGGCCTCGGCGGCGTGCGCGGCCGCGGCCTGTTGCTCGCACTCGACCTCAAGCTGCCGATCGCGCCCGGCATCGTCGCGCAGGCGTTCGAGGCCGGCGTGCTGCTCAACGCGCCGCAACTCGACAGTTTGCGCTTCATGCCGGCGCTGAACGTCACGAAGGCCGAGATTGCCGAGATGATCTGTTGTCTCGACGAGATCTTGACCAAGGTCGGGGCGGCACGGCGCGTGGCGTAA